One part of the Hippoglossus hippoglossus isolate fHipHip1 chromosome 11, fHipHip1.pri, whole genome shotgun sequence genome encodes these proteins:
- the LOC117770576 gene encoding LOW QUALITY PROTEIN: histone-lysine N-methyltransferase 2B-like (The sequence of the model RefSeq protein was modified relative to this genomic sequence to represent the inferred CDS: inserted 3 bases in 2 codons; deleted 13 bases in 10 codons) has translation MAASGGGLPSPATVAGSNIQHPARARFPGRPWATRSRLRSEKRTRRGRLGSDDGELAVGGPRPVNIGLALSEDPSLLRLLGVAEKHRRQRDAGFESSSSSEEDEDFTGFGTSTVCPKKTSGTVTRSSPFSQAKSSRASDHSPETKHLVGKVIPNTPKPALIGKIVPRIHKEGPGVKESPEEDKQIPKMIIKVRSKRLVPPTKAKHKDEQASGSQSSTRSSVLTRKAGETGKSGRMQNQTSGDIKEEDELSEDSDSDTDQSQPHSSPKPLGHTRSTSQAVALSFTSIHRRQRKRIVKSTGASPEAGAEAGAQSGEEAAMPLECKAEDSPKKRIHKRKSLFWCKRKPPPTIRRPKLGRTRTRRVFYTYVPEAIPAILTQDEDKEQLKEQNITPSEGEHSSFSEQVQQSSNSSAPLMSARSSRVIKTPKRFLDEQMIPFPKGPFSTLLKSQQREDGKPSASPHESGYDGNSLLSDSDSLSVYNSPSAVMKFSSKPSSGTSHVEIYKNLKKLTLKLAEKKRGQCDTPEDHMYHSEGLSAHVKKRRRSKLMMEEIEMDSPGVVRKLAVVVNTDAEKPSQTPFEECGSNNQAKGMTGEVQETLEVSGPSHRIGLSGANKRMLHLLKKAKVQLIKIDQQKQLKLSQLGSRELQVPVTGRRRRKVVTSPQDTSAQEPPLGGPRIKHVCRAAAVALGQPRAMVPDDIPRLSALPLHEREGITFSPATEDVADDDDDVSDQGRAQWVVSQENIQRRRIGRGRGHKFRKRKIMRRFGGVGSRSRRCQGCKGCLIKVDCAKCMNCLDKPKFGGPNTKRQCCIYRKCDQIVKAKFERIVRPLKGQERRMSGSMSSSDTGNWELGGEGEAPSAVTPGIRKQSLRNITPRSYSSLLKSESEEEEGIGEEADEDKATVKANVAAASKQDPAPQDWRSGPDDPAPEVVKHRRLFSRGAGSRPRANKNSAECASLNTLTGLTNGLPHKGLLQNKHKIHVDFKEDCAVQNVWLMGGLSVLTSVPTTPQPVCLLCASKGRHELIFCQICCEPFHSFCLSPEERPQGENKENWCCRRCKFCHVCGRKSKSTKPVLQCKRCQTSYHPSCLGPTYPKPMNCSLPWVCMTCIRCKSCGVTPGKSWDLAWNHEQDLCPDCTCLHKKGNFCTVCQKCYDDSSQHAQMIQCSECSHWIHYKCEGLSEELCGLLSSQTEEMDFTCSPCSEHQSEPSCLKEELQIRLIAGLEEVLTDLLSHDATKHLLICKVCLETNDSGFFREQRPVCDLQVMERKFEEGVYTSIKVFHKDVNSVMRKWLREEELFPEDQRPTTRAKAHYVKLVEQIFTWLPSPILKKWNSFSEEFPSGMLPEAVLPPSKEHSYAQWLERTYQLEESRGPPAGNRTLCYPHSLQSSGATRSLPLHSHGVKGDLKSIRTGDLRQCALCQKYGDSAPADAGRLLYLGQNEWAHINCCLWSAEVYEDNGALLQVHTAVSRGRHLRCDRCGQSGATVGCCLATCQSNFHFMCARAQSCVFQQDRKMFCWKHRDLVSAKVVSGEGFEVPRRVYVDFEGITFRRKFLTGLEPETINMTIGSLQIQKLGVLSELSSNGRMLYPVGYQCSRLYWSTVDPRRRCKYTCKVTEVSTPLPGEEPDLRWDKEDNHTIVHSPKHLRDMESPDRLSTSSSPIKSTTPSPNSKLHNTPGSKSPGYTQTRRPAGGSSRPLPSPGSAPPKSHHILTLRDLEDTRRPRRLSSRSRCSSSPTDSDPTVPMTLRSGGTVHSRCALFNSPPRSSSVGPASPPLSRQNSTSPVWSSPPRSNSSITAGMSPRQAVITHSPKGRQSFKITTPVSAEVPQDFLASSEAEDAAVATTNGISLAPENLEDEVAHLISQELPYTVFDTDTEVAVASMLDAKLEFDEALLTENVVLHCGRGEVESAVQDVEMQEQNQENDSEDEDSSHYLKFSRTVVCEAASGSDASGQLPSAQSISQLDGADSGSESDESEVSSDEVPDINILTNNKNKPTKQLTIALKRLESIYTVAHPTVQQATTEPEIQEIAPPTALLESDYAQDDTSLQEEEVPMSSEVPMSSEVPMSSEVAISSETPTSQNEVILDSSTGHFISADDGAIVYPRTIEEDKDDTTYHQLTSVEGYKDDLNDPDYSPETETKKSPIMMKTFVMKTKHPPPQLKRLSPKPCLPPQLNYKLLLPTQTVSNVSVSPAAATLCAVPRTVTAPILINGLNALPVQAGARQRTFAIRLNSSKPGSQQQAVAVNQLQPLTRPRPQHRPRPRAPAHQVLLVNRQGQILVKDPKSNTYQSLDSSSPAYSKITQIAKILHSRNTLQRSVPRVIIKPRYRPPCHKRHSLPVTTHQQQPREKIIVRVVPVKTSSATTAAVGVQSAAESSFSNMEERHGSGHHRQSHGDAPRLVKDETNILTHIRQPNASQVACPSFRAPRSRIRLPAARSESPGGLRCEPDLNLQPTAASSHHLVKVKRVSSTTEKLSRKXSKIDFLSDTSSELEKANEARLSGVRMKAPSMKDILDLDQANVSEPELLRITAPPLPKPSRPPQVDSSSAQTNTQSDESKTHMWVSARHSDLSEWGPYTGFSSDEDAPPPKHKKRMYMNQPHLRFEITSDDGFSVKANSIEVAWRAVIDGVLEARSRLPPSSLPLGGMSGPRVLGVVHDAVIFLLEQLQGATNCKYHRFRFHRCVPSRKSFPXQPSGCARTEIYTRKATFDMFNFLASQHREPPGVVAPFDEEEDEFPLKSSRRATSSELPMAMRFRHLEKISKEAVGVYRSQIHGRGLYCKRNIEAGEMVIEYAGTVIRSVLTDMREKYYDSKGIGCYMFRIDDFDVVDATMQGNAARFINHSCEPNCYSRVINVDGRKHIVIFALRKIYRGEELTYDYKFPIEDEDSKLHCNCSTRRCRRFLN, from the exons gACGAAGATTTCACTGGATTTGGGACCTCGACAGTTTGTCCGAAGAAGACGTCTGGCACCGTTACACGGTCTTCGCCATTCAGCCAAGCGAAGTCTTCCCGTGCTTCGGACCATTCTCCGGAAACAAAACATCTTGTTGGAAAAGTTATACCCAACACCCCAAAACCAGCTCTGATTGGGAAAATTGTACCTAGGATTCACAAAGAAGGCCCGGGTGTCAAAGAGAGCCcagaagaagacaaacaaatacCCAAGATGATCATTAAAGTGCGTAGCAAGCGGTTAGTCCCCCCCACAAAAGCCAAACATAAAGACGAGCAGGCCTCAGGCAGCCAGAGCAGTACGAGATCATCTGTCTTGACAAGGAAAGCAGGAGAAACAGGCAAGTCAGGCAGAATGCAAAACCAAACATCTGGTGACATCAAGGAGGAAGATGAGCTTTCAGAGGATTCAGACTCGGACACAGACCAGTCCCAGCCACACAGCTCTCCGAAACCACTTGGGCACACCAGAAGCACATCTCAAGCAGTTGCTCTGTCATTTACATCCATCCACAGACGGCAGAGGAAGAGAATTGTTAAGAGTACGGGCGCCTCTCCGGAGGCTGGAGCCGAGGCTGGTGCTCAGAGTGGAGAGGAGGCAGCAATGCCCCTCGAGTGTAAAGCTGAAGATTCCCCTAAGAAACGAATTCACAAAAGAAAGTCTCTGTTTTGGTGCAAGAGAAAGCCGCCGCCAACCATCAGACGCCCGAAACTGGGTCGTACTCGCACTAGGCGTGTTTTTTACACATATGTACCAGAGGCCATTCCAGCCATACTGACGCAGGACGAGGACAAGGAGCAGCTGAAAGAACAGAATATCACTCCATCAGAAGGAGAACACAGCTCCTTTTCTGAACAAGTCCAGCAGAGCTCCAACTCCTCCGCTCCTTTGATGAGCGCACGGTCCTCTCGAGTTATTAAAACTCCAAAGAGGTTCTTGGACGAGCAAATGATTCCCTTTCCAAAGGGCCCTTTTTCCACATTGCTTAAGAGTcagcagagagaggatggaaaacCGAGTGCATCACCCCATGAGTCAGGTTATGATGGCAACTCGCTGCTGTCAGACAGTGACTCTTTATCCGTTTACAACAGCCCGTCTGCTGTGATGAAGTTCTCTTCGAAGCCCAGCTCAGGCACGAGCCACGTAGAGATTTACAAGAACCTAAAAAAACTGACCTTGAAActggcagagaaaaagagaggccAGTGTGACACTCCGGAGGATCACATGTATCACAGCGAAGGCTTGAGCGCTCATGTCAAGAAGAGGCGGAGGTCAAAGCTCATGATGGAAGAGATAGAGATGGACTCTCCTGGTGTTGTGAGGAAACTAGCGGTGGTGGTGAACACTGATGCGGAGAAGCCCTCTCAAACGCCGTTCGAAGAGTGTGGAAGCAATA ATCAAGCAAAAGGCATGACGGGGGAGGTTCAGGAGACTTTAGAAGTCAGTGGGCCCAGCCATCGAATAGGTCTCAGTGGAGCTAATAAGAGGATGCTCCACCTGCTGAAGAAAGCCAAAGTCCAGCTCATCAAGATTGATCAGCAGAAGCAGCTCAAGTTGTCTCAG TTGGGCTCCAGAGAATTGCAGGTGCCAGTAactggaaggaggaggaggaaagttGTTACATCTCCTCAAGATACTAGTGCTCAG gAGCCGCCGCTGGGTGGTCCGAGGATCAAACACGTGTGTcgggcagcagcagtggctctGGGGCAGCCCCGTGCCATGGTGCCAGATGATATTCCCAGACTGAGCGCTCTGCCTCTGCACGAGAGAGAGGGCATCACCTTCTCTCCCGCAACAGAAG ATGTGGcagatgatgacgatgacgtCTCTGATCAGGGCAGGGCTCAGTGGGTTGTCTCACAGGAAAACATCCAGCGGAGGAGGATAGGAAGGGGGAGGGGCCACAAGTTTAGAAAGAGGAAGATCATGAGACGATTTGGAGGCGTGGGATCCCGCTCCCGGCGCTGCCAGGGCTGCAAAGGCTGTCTGATAAAGGTGGACTGCGCCAAGTGTATGAACTGCCTGGATAAGCCCAAATTTGGAGGGCCCAACACTAAGCGGCAGTGCTGCAT ATACCGAAAGTGTGACCAGATTGTGAAAGCGAAGTTTGAACGCATTGTCAGACCACTGAAAG GCCAGGAGAGGCGGATGTCAGGCTCTATGTCGAGCAGTGACACCGGGAACTGGGAGTTGGGAGGAGAAGGCGAGGCTCCGTCTGCAGTGACCCCTGGAATCAGAAAACAGTCCCTCCGTAACATCACACCTCGCTCCTACAGCAGCCTGCttaaatctgaatctgaagaagaggagggaataGGAGAAGAGGCTGATGAGGATAAAGCAACAGTCAAGGCAAATGTAGCTGCTGCGAGCAAACAAG ATCCTGCTCCTCAAGACTGGAGATCAGGGCCGGACGACCCTGCACCTGAAGTGGTGAAGCATCGCCGGCTGTTCTCCAGAGGAGCCGGGAGCAGACCCAGAGCGAACAAG AATTCTGCAGAGTGTGCATCATTGAACACCCTGACGGGGTTAACTAATGGACTTCCCCATAAGGGCCTGTTGCAGAACAAGCACAAGATTCACGTGGACTTCAAG GAGGACTGTGCTGTTCAGAATGTATGGCTCATGGGCGGCCTCAGCGTCCTCACATCTGTCCCGACCACACCacaacctgtctgtctgctctgcgCCAGTAAAGGACGACATGAG TTGATCTTCTGCCAGATCTGCTGTGAGCCTTTCCACAGTTTCTGTCTCTCACCGGAGGAGCGCCCTCAGGGGGAGAACAAGGAGAACTGGTGCTGCAGGCGCTGCAAATTTTGTCACGTTTGTGGACGTAAAAGCAAGAGCACGAAG CCTGTGTTGCAGTGCAAAAGATGCCAAACCTCCTACCATCCTTCCTGCTTGGGACCAACATACCCTAAACCTATGAACTGCAGCTTGCCCTGG gtgtgCATGACGTGCATTCGGTGTAAAAGCTGCGGTGTGACTCCTGGAAAGTCCTGGGACTTGGCCTGGAACCATGAGCAGGACCTGTGCCCTGACTGCACTTGTCTCCACAAGAAAG GTAATTTCTGTACGGTGTGCCAGAAGTGCTACGACGACAGCAGCCAACACGCACAGATGATTCAGTGTTCAGAGTGCAGCCAttggattcattacaaatgtGAAGGACTTTCGG aggagctgtgtggtttgcTGTCGAGCCAAACAGAGGAGATGGATTTCACTTGTTCACCCTGTAGCGAGCACCAGAGTGAACCTAGCTGCttgaaggaggagctgcagatcaGGCTGATCGCCGGGCTTGAGGAGGtgctcactgacctcctctccCATGATGCCACCAAGCACCTACTTATCTGTAAAGTG tgTCTGGAAACAAACGACTCAGGGTTTTTTAGGGAACAGCGACCAGTCTGTGATCTGCAAGTGATGGAGAGGAAGTTTGAAGAGGGAGTGTACACCTCAATA AAAGTGTTCCACAAGGATGTCAACTCTGTGATGAGGAAGTggctgagggaggaagagctTTTCCCTGAGGATCAGAGGCCAACTACTCGGGCCAAGGCACACTATGTCAAA TTGGTGGAGCAGATTTTCACTTGGCTTCCGTCCCCTATTCTAAAAAAATGGAACTCATTCTCTGAAGAATTTCCAAG CGGCATGCTCCCTGAGGCCGTCCTTCCACCATCTAAGGAGCACAGCTATGCACAGTGGCTGGAGAGGACATACCAGCTCGAGGAGTCCAGGGGCCCACCAGCGGGAAATCGGACCCTCTGCTATCCTCACTCACTACAAAGC TCTGGTGCGACCCGCAGCCTCCCCCTGCATTCACATG gtgtgaaaggtgacCTGAAATCCATCAGGACTGGAGATTTGAGGCAGTGTGCACTATGCCAAAAATATGGAGactctgctcctgct GATGCAGGACGGCTGTTATACTTGGGGCAGAATGAATGGGCGCACATTAACTGCTGCCTTTGGTCTGCAGAGGTGTATGAGGACAACGGTGCTCTTTTGCAAGTGCACACCGCTGTCTCCAGAGGGCGCCACCTG CGCTGTGATCGCTGTGGACAGTCGGGAGCGACTGTGGGCTGCTGTCTCGCCACCTGCCAGAGTAATTTCCATTTCATGTGTGCTCGCGCCCAGAGCTGTGTGTTTCAGCAGGACAGGAAGATGTTCTGCTGGAAACACAGGGATCTCGTCAGTGCAAAG GTGGTGTCTGGGGAAGGGTTTGAAGTCCCTCGACGGGTGTACGTCGACTTCGAGGGGATTACTTTCAGAAGAAAGTTCCTCACCGGCCTCGAGCCAGAAACCATA AACATGACCATAG gctCTTTGCAGATTCAGAAACTTGGTGTGTTGTCAGAGCTGTCGTCTAATGGGAGAATGCTGTATCCTGTCGGCTATCA ATGTTCTCGGTTGTACTGGAGCACTGTGGACCCCCGCAGGCGCTGTAAGTACACCTGTAAGGTGACAGAAGTGAGCACGCCTCTGCCCGGTGAGGAACCGGATCTGAGATGGGACAAGGAGGACAATCACACCATCGTCCACAGTCCCAAACACctcagag ATATGGAGTCTCCAGATCGTTTAAGCACCTCATCCAGCCCAATAAAGTCCACTACCCCATCACCCAACTCTAAACTGCACAACACACCTGGATCCAAAAGTCCTGGTTACACACAGACCAGGAGACCAGCAGGAGGATCATCCCGACCTCTCCCATCGCCAG GATCCGCTCCCCCCAAATCTCATCACATCCTGACACTGAGGGACCTGGAGGACACCCGTCGGCCTCGCAGGCTCTCATCAAGAAGCCGCTGTAGTTCCTCCCCAACAGACAGTGATCCCACTGTACCGATGACTCTCCGCTCAGGGGGCACCGTCCACTCCAGATGTGCGCTGTTCAACTCCCCACCAAGGTCATCAAGCGTTGGACCAGCCTCGCCTCCTCTGTCACGACAAAACTCCACATCACCAGTTTGGAGCTCCCCGCCTAGATCCAACTCCAGCATCACTGCAGGGATGTCA CCGCGGCAAGCAGTCATCACTCACTCCCCCAAAGGGAGACAGAGCTTTAAAATCACCACT CCGGTCTCTGCCGAGGTTCCCCAAGACTTCCTGGCATCGTCCGAGGCAGAAGACGCAGCCGTGGCCACAACCAACGGGATCTCACTCGCCCCGGAAAACCTGGAAGATGAAGTTGCCCACCTGATTTCCCAGGAGCTGCCTTATACTGTGTttgacactgacacagaggtGGCAGTGGCCTCCATGCTGGATGCGAAGCTCGAGTTCGATGAAGCTCTGCTCACGGAGAACGTGGTGCTTCACTGCGGTAGAGGAGAGGTGGAAAGCGCAGTGCAGGATGTGGAAATGCAGGAACAGAATCAGGAGAATGACTCTGAAGATGAAGACTCAAGCCATTACTTAAAGTTTTCCCGTACCGTGGTGTGTGAAGCAGCGAGCGGCTCGGATGCCTCAGGTCAGCTCCCCTCAGCACAGTCGATCTCACAGTTGGATGGAGCAGACAGCGGCTCAGAGAGCGATGAAAGCGAAGTGAGCAGCGACGAAGTGCCGGACATTAACATTCTGaccaataacaaaaataaaccaaCTAAACAGCTGACCATTGCGCTAAAGAGGCTGGAGTCGATCTACACTGTGGCACACCCAACGGTCCAACAAGCAACAACCGAGCCAGAGATTCAGGAAATCGCACCGCCGACTGCTCTCCTCGAGTCAGATTACGCACAAGATGACACTTCACTCCAGGAGGAAGAGGTCCCCATGAGCTCTGAGGTCCCCATGAGCTCTGAGGTCCCCATGAGCTCTGAGGTCGCCATAAGCTCTGAAACGCCAACATCTCAAAACGAGGTGATTTTGGATTCAAGTACAGGCCATTTTATTTCTGCTGACGATGGCGCGATAGTTTACCCAAGAACCATTGAAGAAGATAAAGATGACACTACCTACCATCAGCTGACTTCGGTTGAAGGATATAAAGACGATTTAAACGACCCCGACTACTCGCCAGAAACTGAAACCAAAAAATCTCCTATAATGATGAAGACTTTTGTGATGAAGACGAAACATCCCCCACCACAACTTAAACGCTTGTCGCCAAAACCGTGTCTTCCGCCACAGCTTAATTACAAACTTCTGTTGCCCACTCAAACAGTAAGTAATGTGTCTGTTTcgcctgctgctgccacttTGTGTGCAGTCCCACGCACAGTCACAGCTCCCATTCTAATCAATGGTTTAAACGCTTTACCTGTGCAGGCC GGTGCCAGACAGAGAACCTTCGCCATCCGCCTGAACAGCTCCAAACCCGGAAGTCAGCAGCAGGCGGTGGCTGTGAATCAGCTGCAGCCACTAACTCGGCCTCGGCCTCAGCACCGGCCCCGGCCCCGGGCCCCAGCCCATCAAGTCCTGCTGGTCAACCGCCAAGGCCAGATTCTCGTCAAAGACCCGAAATCAAACACGTACCAGTCTCTCGATTCAAGTTCTCCTGCTTACAGTAAGATAACG CAGATAGCCAAGATTCTCCACAGTCGTAACACTTTGCAGCGCTCTGTCCCTCGTGTCATAATAAAGCCTCGCTACCGGCCTCCCTGCCACAAACGCCACTCACTGCCAGTAACcacacaccaacaacaaccGAGAGAAAAAATCATCGTCAGAGTGGTGCCTGTGAAAACCAGCAGCGCTACCACAGCTGCTGTTGGAGTGCAGAGTGCCGCTGAATCTAGTTTCTCCAACATGGAGGAAAGGCACGGCTCAGGCCATCATCGACAGAGCCATGGCGACGCACCGCGACTCGTCAAGGACGAAACCAACATCCTCACTCACATTCGGCAGCCAAATGCCAGTCAGGTAGCGTGTCCCAGTTTCAGGGCGCCGAGGAGTCGGATCCGGCTTCCAGCTGCACGTTCAGAGTCGCCCGGTGGTTTAAGATGTGAACCAGATTTGAACTTGCAACCAACAGCTGCCTCATCACACCACCTGGTGAAAGTTAAGAGAGTCTCATCAACAACTGAAAAGCTCTCGAGGA AATCCAAGATTGACTTCTTGTCGGATACATCAAGTGAGCTGGAAAAGGCTAATGAAGCCAG ATTGAGTGGTGTGAGAATGAAAGCTCCGAGCATGAAGGACATTCTCGATCTAGATCAGGCGAACGTGTCTGAGCCTGAGCTGCTGAGAATCACTGCTCCACCTCTGCCCAAACCCTCCAG ACCTCCTCAGGTTGACAGTTCATCcgcacaaaccaacacacagagcgacgagagtaaaacacacatgtggGTCAGCGCTCGCCATAGTGACCTCTCTGAATGGGGCCCTTATACAG GTTTCAGCTCAGACGAAGATGCTCCTCCACCTAAACACAAAAAGAGGATGTACATGAACCAGCCCCACCTGCGCTTTGAAATCACCAGTGATGATGGATTTAGTGTTAAAGCAAACAGCATCGAGG TCGCCTGGCGTGCAGTGATTGACGGTGTCCTTGAAGCTCGCAGCAGGCTTCCACCT AGCAGCTTGCCTCTGGGCGGGATGAGCGGGCCGCGGGTGCTCGGTGTCGTCCATGATGCCGTCATCTTCCTGCTGGAGCAACTGCAGGGGGCCACGAACTGCAAATACCACCGCTTCCGCTTCCACCGCTGTGTGCCATCGAGGAAGAGCTTCCC TCAACCAAGTGGCTGCGCCCGAACTGAAATCTACACAAG GAAAGCAACATTTGATATGTTCAACTTCCTGGCATCGCAGCACAGAGAGCCCCCCGGA GTCGTCGCCCCctttgatgaagaggaggatgaattcCCACTCAAATCTTCCCG ACGAGCCACCAGCAGTGAGCTGCCCATGGCCATGAGATTCAGGCACCTGGAGAAAATATCCAAAGAAGCAGTTGGAGTTTACAG ATCTCAAATTCACGGGCGTGGACTGTACTGTAAGAGGAACATCGAGGCTGGGGAGATGGTGATCGAGTACGCCGGCACCGTCATTCGCTCTGTCCTG ACCGATATGAGGGAGAAGTATTAT GACAGCAAG GGCATCGGCTGCTACATGTTCCGCATCGACGACTTCGACGTGGTGGACGCGACGATGCAGGGCAACGCCGCTCGCTTCATCAACCACTCGTGCGAGCCCAACTGCTACTCCCGCGTCATCAACGTGGACGGCCGCAAGCACATTGTCATCTTCGCCCTGAGGAAGATCTACCGCGGCGAGGAGCTCACCTACGACTACAAGTTCCCCATCGAGGACGAGGACAGCAAGCTGCACTGCAACTGCTCGACGAGACGCTGCCGCCGCTTCCTGAATTAG
- the LOC117770574 gene encoding trypsin-like, with protein sequence MKALIFLALLGAAFAAAQDDKIVGGYECPSHSVPYQVSLNAGYHFCGGSLISSQWVLSAAHCFKSRIQVRLGEHDVGVNEGTEQWIDGARMIKHPQYNSYNLDNDIMLIKLSRPATLNSFVQTVALPSRCPAADENCLVSGWGNTSANGNDFPDRLQCLRQPIIDDRICRNAYPHLLTENMLCSGFMHGGASSCQGDSGGPLVCSGQLQGVVSWGYDCAMKGHPSVYARVCRYKTGWISNVYGQQLKTHNPPPN encoded by the exons ATGAAGGCCCTGATATTCCTGGCTCTGCTTGGAGCTGCAT ttgctgcagctcaggatGATAAGATTGTCGGAGGGTATGAGTGTCCCAGCCACTCTGTTCCCTACCAGGTGTCTCTGAATGCTGGATACCACTTCTGCGGTGGATCCCTGATCTCCAGCCAGTGGGTGTtgtctgctgctcactgcttCAAGTC tCGTATCCAGGTCCGTCTCGGTGAGCACGACGTCGGCGTGAACGAGGGCACCGAGCAGTGGATTGACGGCGCCAGGATGATCAAGCACCCGCAGTACAACAGCTACAACCTGGACAACGACATCATGCTGATCAAACTGAGCCGCCCCGCCACCCTCAACAGCTTCGTCCAGACCGTGGCCCTGCCCTCCCGCTGCCCCGCGGCTGACGAGAACTGCCTGGTGTCCGGGTGGGGCAACACGTCAGCCAACGGCA ACGACTTTCCCGACAGGCTGCAGTGCCTGAGGCAGCCCATTATCGATGACAGGATCTGCAGGAACGCCTACCCACACCTCCTCACCGAGAACATGCTCTGCTCCGGGTTCATGCACGGGGGGGCCAGCAGCTGCCAG ggggACTCTGGAGGTCCTCTGGTGTGCAGTGGTCAGCTGCAGGGGGTCGTGTCCTGGGGTTATGACTGCGCCATGAAGGGACACCCCAGCGTCTACGCCCGTGTGTGCCGCTACAAAACAGGCTGGATCAGCAATGTTTATGGGCAACAACTGAAGACACACAATCCCCCCCCCAACTAG
- the LOC117770575 gene encoding LOW QUALITY PROTEIN: 40S ribosomal protein S19-like (The sequence of the model RefSeq protein was modified relative to this genomic sequence to represent the inferred CDS: inserted 1 base in 1 codon): MPSVTVKDVNQQEFVRALSAFLKKSGKLKVPEWVDTVKLARHKEMAPCDDNWFYTRAASTVPSPVPARRVGVGSMIKIYGGRQRNGVCPAHFSVGSRNVARKVLQALEALKMVEKDPSGGRRLXPQGQRDLDRIAGQVASANKKQQSLQSGV, from the exons atGCCGAGTGTGACAGTGAAGGATGTCAACCAGCAGGAGTTCGTCAGGGCTCTGTCCGCCTTCCTCAAGAA gtCTGGCAAACTGAAGGTCCCAGAGTGGGTCGACACTGTGAAGCTTGCCAGGCACAAGGAGATGGCTCCCTGTGATGACAACTGGTTTTACACCAGAGCAG CTTCCACGGTCCCGTCACCTGTACCTGCGAGGAGGGTGGGCGTGGGCTCCATGATCAAGATCTACGGAGGGCGTCAGAGGAACGGCGTGTGCCCCGCCCACTTCAGCGTGGGCTCCAGGAACGTGGCGAGGAAGGTCCTCCAGGCCCTGGAGGCCCTCAAGATGGTGGAGAAGGACCCCAGTGG tggACGGAGAC ACCCTCAGGGCCAGAGAGATCTGGACAGGATCGCAGGTCAG GTCGCCTCAGCAAACAAGAAACAGCAAAGTTTACAAAGCGGCGTCTGA